CTGACGGCGCCGGCGCCGCCGACGAGATCGCGCCGGCCGCGATCCCGGCCGAAGAGGGTATCGTGGTCACCGGCAGCCGGATCCGCGGCATCGCACCGGTCGGCTCCAACGTCATCGCCATCGATCAGGCGCGGATCGCGCAGGAACCGGTGACGTCCACGAATGATCTGCTGCGGCGGGTGCCGCAGGTCGTCGCCCTCGGCGCCAACCGGCAGGGCGGATCGGCGCAGAACGGCGCCGCCAACGCCACCCGGGGCGCCGGCATCAACCTGCGCGGCATCGGCACCAACGCAACCTTGCTGCTCTACGACGGCAAGCGCATGCCGCCCCAGGGAACGCAGGGCCAATATACCGATCCCTCGGTCATCCCCGCGATCGCCCTCGCCCGCGTCGAGGTCGTCGCCGACGGCGCCTCCGCAATCTACGGATCGGATGCGATCGCCGGCGTCGTCAATTTCATCCTGCGGCGCAATTTCGACGGCATCGAGATCCGCGCCCGCTCCGGCTTCACCGAGCGCGGCTATGACGAGCAGCAGATTGCCGGAATCTTCGGCCGCAAGTGGGACAGCGGCTCGATCATGGTCTCGGCCGAATATACGAGGAATGACGCGCTCCTCGGCACCGAGCTCGATTTCTACCAGGACGACAATCGCGATCGCGGCGGCCGCGACCTTCGCTCCAACTTCTGCAATCCCGGCACGATCAGCGTCGGCGGCGGCAGCTATGCGATCCCGACAGGCGGCGTCACCAACGCCAATGTCGGCTCGCTGGTGCGCGGCACCACCAACCGCTGCTTCTACAACCAATATGACACGGTCATTCCCGAACAGGAGCGGGTCAACGTCATCGCCGCATTCAACCAGCAACTCGGCGACCGCGTCCGCCTGTTCGCCGACGGCTTCTATTCGAAGCGGAGCGGCGAGATTGCCGGCATCTCGAACATCACCGCGACCGTGCGCAACACCAACCCCTTCTTCGTCAGCCCGGTGCCGGGCGCGACCCAGGTCAACGTTACCTATTCCCTGCTGCCCCAGGTCGGCGGGCCGGACGTCAATCCCTATCGCGGCGAATCCTGGAACGTCAGCGGCGGAGTCGAGGCCGATCTGTTCGGCGACTGGTCCGGCACGCTTTATTATGCCCATGGCGAATCCAGCGACGTCGCCGATCGCCGGATCGGGATCAACAGCGCGGCGCTCAACGCCGCGCTCGCCGACACCAATCCGCTGACCGCCCTCAACGTCTTCGGCGGGCCGAACAATCCGGCGACGATCGCGCGCATCCGCGACAACCTGTTCGTCATCACCGGCCGCACCCGCCTCGACGTCGCCAACCTCCAGTTCGACGGATCCTTGTTCCACCTGCCCGGCGGAAACGTGCGCCTCGCCGCCGGCGGCGAGTATCGCAAGGAATATACGTTCACCGATCTCGCGACCGGCACCAGCGCTGCCGAGACCCATGTCGCCGACGATGGCAGCCGCACCGTCAAGGCCGCGTTCGCGGAGCTGTTCGTGCCGATCGTCGGCGCGGACAATGCCGTGCCGGGGCTGCGCGAGCTGTCGCTGTCGCTGGCGGGCCGCTACGAACATTATTCTGACTTCGGCAGCACCACCAACCCCAAGATCGGCATCACCTGGAAGCCGGCCAACGGGATCACCGTGCGCGGCAGCTACGGTACGTCGTTCCGCGCGCCGACCTTTACCGAGGTGTCGACGGTCGCCGGCGGCGCCGGCCTCTATTACGACACCCTGCCCGGCCCGAACGGCAATCTGACCGGCATCGGCATCGCCGGCGGCAATCCCGATCTGCGCCCGGAAAGCGCGACGACCTGGTCCGCCGGTGTCGAGTTCGCGCCCAATTTCGCGCCGGGCCTCACCGCCACCCTGACCTATTTCGACATCGATTATACCGACCAGATCCAGGCGCTGCGCGGCACGCCCGGCCTGCTCACCAACCCGCTTTATACCGACTTCGTCACGTTCGACCCGAGCGCCGCCGAAGTCCAGGCGCTGCTCGCGTCCGGCCTTCCGATCAACAGCGCGATCAACGCCAATCTGGTCCAGTTCATCGCCGACGGGCGCCGGCAGAATCTCGGCACGTCGCTGGTCAACGGGCTCGATTTCGGCCTCTATTACCGCCGGACGATCGGCGCCGTCGAAGTCGATGCCGGCGTTCAGGGCACCTACTTCACCCGCTACGATTTCGAGGCGGTGCCCGAGGCCGGCCTTGCCGACGTGCTCGGCACGATCGCCTTTCCGCAGAAATTCCGGTCGCAGGCCGATATCGGCGCCAAGTGGAACGCCTTCCAGGCGCGGGTGACCTGGAACCACCTTGCCGGCTATCGCAACACCACCGTCACGCCGGTGCAGCGCGTCAGCAATTACGACACGATCGACCTGTTCCTCGGCTGGGACGTGGACGAACGGTTCCGCTTCTCGGTCGACGTCCGCAACCTGTTCGACGAAAAGCCGCCCTTCGTCGACACCGCGCGCGGCTACGATCCGCAATCGTCCAATCCGATCCCGCGCCTGATCTCGTTCACCGCGGGGGTGAAATTCTGATGCTGTGGGCGGCAATGGCGCTTGCCGCCGCGGGGGCCGCCGATTGCAAGGGCCTGGAAGGACGGCATGCAGGATCGGTGATCGTGACGTCGGCCACCTTCGTCCAGCCGGCGCCGGCCTGGGAGGTGCCGGGCAGCGGCGGAGTCTATCGCGCGGTGCCGGTGTCGAAGCCGTTCTGCCGGGTGGAAGGCACGATCGAGACCAATATCGGGTTCGAGCTCTGGCTGCCCGCGGGATGGAACGGACGGCTGCTAGGCGCGGGCGTCGGCGGCGATGCGGGGGTGTTCAACCATCGCGACATGAGCGTCCGCATCGACCAGGGGTTCGCCACGGTCACCACCGACAGCGGCCACAAGGCGACACAGAAGAGGTGGATGGCGAACGCCAAAGCCCGGATCGATTACGAGCATCGCGCCGTCCATCTCACCGCGAAGGCGGCGAAGGCGCTGACCAGACTGCATTACGGCCGGGCGGCGACGCGGTCTTACTTTCTCGGCTGCTCAGGCGGCGGCCGGCAGGCGCTGAAGGAGATGCAGAACTATCCCGCCGATTATGACGGCGTCATCGCGGGTGCGCCCGGGCCCTACATGCCGCTCATGTCGGTGCGGATGATGTGGTTCGCGCTCGCTCAGAAGCGCAATCCGCTCGGCGCATTGTCGGATTCCGACTGGTCGCTCTACGAGCGCGCGGTCACCCGGGCCTGCGATCCGAAAGACGGCGTTTCGGACGGCATCATCGAAAACCCGCTGGCCTGCACGTTCGACCGGCGCGTCCTGCTCTGCCCGGAGGGACGAACCGGCGACTGCCTGACTCCGGCCAAGCTGGCGATGCTCGACAGCATCGTGTCGCCGATGCCGGACGAGCAGGGCCGTGCGATGGACAAGGGCCTGCTGCCCGGGGTGCGCACCCGGCCGGGCCCGCCCTCGCCGCTGTTGCGGGCGATGTGGGCCGACGCGGTTCACGACGATCCGGACTGGGACGAGGAGACGTTTCGCCGCTCCGCCGACCTCGCCGCGGTCAACCGGGCGATGCCGGAGCTGCGTGCCGACCGCACCGCGATCGCGCCGTTCATCCGCCGCGGCGGCAAGGCGATCCTGTACCAGGGTTGGGCCGATCCCTCGACGGTCGCGGATCCGACGATAGACTATCTCGGCGCGCTCGCGGCTACCAATGGCGGCGCTGAAAGGCTTGGCGAGGCGGTGCGGCTGTTCATGGTTCCCGGCATGTACCATTGCCGCGGCGGCCCCGGCGC
The nucleotide sequence above comes from Sphingosinicella sp. BN140058. Encoded proteins:
- a CDS encoding tannase/feruloyl esterase family alpha/beta hydrolase, with amino-acid sequence MLWAAMALAAAGAADCKGLEGRHAGSVIVTSATFVQPAPAWEVPGSGGVYRAVPVSKPFCRVEGTIETNIGFELWLPAGWNGRLLGAGVGGDAGVFNHRDMSVRIDQGFATVTTDSGHKATQKRWMANAKARIDYEHRAVHLTAKAAKALTRLHYGRAATRSYFLGCSGGGRQALKEMQNYPADYDGVIAGAPGPYMPLMSVRMMWFALAQKRNPLGALSDSDWSLYERAVTRACDPKDGVSDGIIENPLACTFDRRVLLCPEGRTGDCLTPAKLAMLDSIVSPMPDEQGRAMDKGLLPGVRTRPGPPSPLLRAMWADAVHDDPDWDEETFRRSADLAAVNRAMPELRADRTAIAPFIRRGGKAILYQGWADPSTVADPTIDYLGALAATNGGAERLGEAVRLFMVPGMYHCRGGPGADSFGGSGHPVASGVADPERDILWSLIRWVEQGEAPEQIVAAKTVENGATSFTRKLCPFPKAAVYDGIGDAKDAASYRCKDTPTLTARLRASAGRTF
- a CDS encoding TonB-dependent receptor: MTRFGLLASRSAWGALALAMAQPGWAQTAEPAAAIGADGAGAADEIAPAAIPAEEGIVVTGSRIRGIAPVGSNVIAIDQARIAQEPVTSTNDLLRRVPQVVALGANRQGGSAQNGAANATRGAGINLRGIGTNATLLLYDGKRMPPQGTQGQYTDPSVIPAIALARVEVVADGASAIYGSDAIAGVVNFILRRNFDGIEIRARSGFTERGYDEQQIAGIFGRKWDSGSIMVSAEYTRNDALLGTELDFYQDDNRDRGGRDLRSNFCNPGTISVGGGSYAIPTGGVTNANVGSLVRGTTNRCFYNQYDTVIPEQERVNVIAAFNQQLGDRVRLFADGFYSKRSGEIAGISNITATVRNTNPFFVSPVPGATQVNVTYSLLPQVGGPDVNPYRGESWNVSGGVEADLFGDWSGTLYYAHGESSDVADRRIGINSAALNAALADTNPLTALNVFGGPNNPATIARIRDNLFVITGRTRLDVANLQFDGSLFHLPGGNVRLAAGGEYRKEYTFTDLATGTSAAETHVADDGSRTVKAAFAELFVPIVGADNAVPGLRELSLSLAGRYEHYSDFGSTTNPKIGITWKPANGITVRGSYGTSFRAPTFTEVSTVAGGAGLYYDTLPGPNGNLTGIGIAGGNPDLRPESATTWSAGVEFAPNFAPGLTATLTYFDIDYTDQIQALRGTPGLLTNPLYTDFVTFDPSAAEVQALLASGLPINSAINANLVQFIADGRRQNLGTSLVNGLDFGLYYRRTIGAVEVDAGVQGTYFTRYDFEAVPEAGLADVLGTIAFPQKFRSQADIGAKWNAFQARVTWNHLAGYRNTTVTPVQRVSNYDTIDLFLGWDVDERFRFSVDVRNLFDEKPPFVDTARGYDPQSSNPIPRLISFTAGVKF